The following are from one region of the Gemmatimonadaceae bacterium genome:
- a CDS encoding BON domain-containing protein codes for MSPFRYQDEESASTGALYIALGALAGFAAGVVVAQHYGGVTGLTDRIREKFGRAQAGDTTEDEHEEYETSYDDDHERPLEPTEELEERVLEAFRNDPILSERAIDIGALDDGIVELTGWVNAADEAEQAVVITRGVPGVDTVVNRLAIRTEEDLLDDMAEDYEEAVDGVGGGQWEGQNIGTGRRRQGNSAEVDRHADPRQELEEKELDRIFLNADEEADVKAERRQRSKKPPKTGRADGSPLAPGGVPKSDHVANPLEAPPQEIPGQ; via the coding sequence ATGTCACCCTTCAGATACCAGGATGAAGAATCCGCTTCGACCGGAGCGCTGTACATCGCGCTTGGCGCGCTCGCCGGATTCGCCGCAGGAGTCGTCGTCGCTCAGCATTACGGCGGAGTTACCGGACTCACTGATCGCATTCGCGAAAAGTTTGGGCGAGCTCAGGCCGGCGACACGACGGAAGATGAACACGAAGAGTACGAGACCTCGTACGACGACGACCACGAGCGTCCGCTCGAGCCAACCGAGGAACTCGAGGAGCGAGTCCTCGAAGCGTTCCGAAACGACCCGATCCTGAGCGAGCGCGCAATCGACATCGGCGCCCTCGACGACGGAATAGTCGAGCTCACCGGCTGGGTCAATGCAGCCGACGAGGCTGAACAAGCAGTGGTAATAACGCGTGGCGTACCGGGCGTGGACACCGTTGTCAACCGGCTCGCCATCAGAACCGAGGAGGACCTCCTGGACGATATGGCTGAGGACTACGAGGAAGCCGTTGACGGGGTGGGTGGAGGACAGTGGGAAGGCCAGAACATCGGCACAGGACGCAGGCGACAGGGAAACTCCGCCGAGGTCGACCGTCATGCCGACCCGAGGCAGGAGCTGGAGGAAAAGGAGCTCGACCGGATTTTTCTGAACGCCGATGAAGAGGCCGACGTCAAGGCCGAGCGGCGACAGCGATCCAAGAAGCCACCGAAGACCGGTCGTGCCGACGGATCGCCCCTTGCGCCGGGAGGCGTTCCAAAGAGCGACCACGTCGCCAATCCACTCGAAGCTCCTCCGCAGGAAATCCCAGGGCAGTAG